Proteins encoded within one genomic window of Chitinivibrio alkaliphilus ACht1:
- the ung gene encoding uracil-DNA glycosylase: MTPLTDLIPPAWSSYFAPFEEELQNIDAVLSRSEETIFPEREKIFTAFEETPPHFLRAILIGQDPYHGPGQAHGLAFSVPFGEKYPPSLRNIFKEYAADLSLPMPTSTDLTPWAHEGVLLLNTCLTVSAEKAHSHRGIGWEELLQKVVYSIAEAHENLVFLLWGNHAQRFSRSLPLQKHSVLTAPHPSPLSAYRGFFGSRPFSQTNRILQQYNHSPIQWKLP, from the coding sequence ATGACTCCCCTTACTGATCTTATTCCACCTGCATGGAGCTCCTATTTTGCTCCCTTTGAAGAGGAGCTCCAAAATATTGATGCCGTTCTATCCCGCTCCGAAGAGACCATATTTCCAGAGCGTGAAAAGATATTTACAGCCTTTGAAGAAACACCACCTCACTTTCTTCGTGCCATTCTTATCGGGCAAGACCCATACCACGGACCGGGGCAAGCTCACGGCCTCGCCTTTTCCGTTCCTTTCGGAGAAAAATATCCTCCTTCACTGCGAAATATCTTCAAGGAGTATGCTGCAGACCTCTCCCTGCCAATGCCCACATCCACCGATCTTACCCCATGGGCCCATGAGGGGGTCTTACTTCTTAATACATGCTTGACCGTTTCTGCAGAAAAAGCCCATTCCCATCGTGGTATCGGGTGGGAAGAGCTTTTACAAAAAGTAGTATATTCCATAGCCGAAGCCCATGAAAACCTTGTATTTCTTCTCTGGGGCAACCATGCTCAAAGGTTTAGTCGCTCCCTTCCGCTTCAAAAGCATTCCGTGCTTACGGCACCACACCCGTCTCCCCTTTCTGCCTATCGTGGTTTTTTTGGCAGCCGCCCCTTTTCGCAGACAAATCGTAT